Genomic segment of Candoia aspera isolate rCanAsp1 chromosome 2, rCanAsp1.hap2, whole genome shotgun sequence:
TAAGTAAGGCAAGTACAAAGAAACAGTTGTATATCGCCAAGACATACCTATATGTAACATAGAAGCAAGTTTATGCAGTTAAAGGACTAGACGAAGAATTAAAAAGGGTTAAACCTTTTGTTTTGCAGGGAAGCTTGTATTCTTTGGCAGCTAGCTGTTCAATTTCCTGACAGAGTTTCTGCCTGCAAAGGTAGAAATTGAAGAGGCTTGGTTTAAATTTGCAAATTGGTATTCTGCCATCCTTTCCAAATGATCTGTTATTGGATATCTACAGATCTTAAGGTATATTTATGGGCATAGCCAATCTAGTTTGGTTGCCTAGCTGGTGTGTCCAGCCTCCAGCAATCACTCTCCACCCATACACATTTTCTACCACAACATAACTTGTTTGCTTCCCAAGAAGTCAATGGCTGGCTCAGGTTGCCAGTGCTCTTGCACAAATTTTGTGTGTTGTAGGAAAGAGAAGTGATTGGAGCCTCTGGCAAAGTTAGCATATGGAGAATTTGCTATTTTTTACCTAAGCAGGTCAGAAAAGTGGCTTGTCCTGTTAATGAATACAAAATGGAGTGCAGGAGCTAATAATTTACCAAAGAAGTTGTACCTTCATTGCCTGCTTCTGCATTGATCCAAAACAGTAGCAGCACCTGGCACATGGCACTGGGAAATAAGACTGACAGCAGCCAGGGCTTTTTTTCAATTGAGAAGCCAAATTAAGAGGACTCATTCTCTTGTTTCTACTTCTCTCAGcctactgcttttattatttgaCCTTCCATCCTGAGGGTTTTGAGCCATATTAGTGCATGCTCAAAAGCAGTGACAGTAGTTGATAAGTCAAATAAAGCGTGAAGGATATCAAGGTGAAGCTTTAAGGCTCAGTGATGGGGAAGCCTGGCTCTGGCATGGCTTAAGGAGTCTTTAGTGAGCAGTTAGCAATTTAGGGAACTGTCTGAATCTTCTTATATTCCTGGGTGAAAATAACCACTTGACGATGGATCTTTTAGGAAGCGCCTTGCAGTGCTGGTGTCTCTATTTTATATCTGTCCCACGACTCCTGCTGGCTATTCAGAGTTGTAGAAGTTATGATGACTGTGGTTGTACTGGTCCTCCTCATCTCCAATTATGGGATAGGTGGGTGTGAGACAATACTTGGAGTCATAAACCTGCCGCGGCAGCCCATACACAGTCATGCCTTGCTGTGAGgcccctttgttgctgcccatctgCAGGGAAATATTCTGGGTGTCGCAGTGCTCCATGCCAAGGGTGGGTTCAAAGATTTGTCGCTTTGTTCCAGGAGCTGTCATGCCCGCCTGAGGTGGGTGAAGTAgaggaaagaaggggaagaacAGAAACGTAAAAAGTAGTTACTTGGAGAAAGCTTGCAAAGGGTGGAATAATTGATACGTgatctacacacacatacacataccccTGCCTGTTAGTATTTAGCATGATTACTAAACTTCCATGCTGAAGAAAATCCAAATATACCATCCAAAGAAAAaatctggctttctttttctctttgccttCCAAGATACTTATTTTCTAATGTGACACACCTCAAAATGCCGTAATTTGCTTTCTAGCGTACTTCAacaatttatttactttatcTTGAACTTTAGGAGCTAAAAATGGACATTTTGAGATTAGAAGTACCTACTCTTAGAGGAAAGAAGAAGCCAGGACTTGTTTATGTCAAACCTATCTTGAGATAATGGTCTTTGCCTAGCTTGAACTTGCTTCAGCTTCAGTTCACATGTTTTTAGAAAGCCAAGCGATCATGTGCTCCCAAGCTAAATGATAATgtacaaacaaaaaagaacagaaactCTACCTTTCAAAAaatatgagggtttttttttcataaaagctGGAAACAAGCTATATAAAAGTGCTCCAGTAACATAGTTAAACCTAGTTTCACACAGTAATACTGTATGTCTGAAACCCTTAGGAATTTCCTAGCCATGTAGATGAATGGCTATAGGATCTGAAGTGCTTCAGAGTCAAAGGCAGacaggtgctttggagcatgcaagGACATGAGCATAGCACCTATCTGTGGCTTCTTAAAGCATCCACGCTGGAGTTGCTGCATGGAAGAGACTTACTTTGTTTGAGGATTTGCAAACAGGAGCcatgtgctctgaagcacctgTTTGTCTTCAACTCGGAAGAGCCTAGTATTATCTAAGTAAGTCTCCATAGATGCAGAAATCATTGTGCTTCATTCTATCTCAAGCTTTTCTCAAGATTTTCACTATCTCCTTTGTTTCTCCATGGAAACTCTGCTATAGTGGAAGCAGTGTGTCTGCTACACTCTGCAGTCATGGTAATTCTCCTGTCAATAAATTGTTGGTGTTCCAGTGGAGGAATAAGGGAAAGAATAGAGGTAAGAGTATCAAAACAATCCCAGTAACCCATTTTCTCCATTCAAATTTCTTACCTGGCTAGCCCCCTTGTTGGTTCCCATTTGTAGACTGATTGTGGCCTGATCTAGAGGTTGGTCTGTGCCCAATTTTGGGTCATAGAGGTGTCGACGCGTGCCATATGCTGTCATGCCTTGCTGGCTGGCAAACTTGTTGGTGCCCATCTAAGAAGAATGCAGTATTGACAGTTAGACTCATCATTCTGTCTTTGCCAAGTTTCTGTTTCATGAATAGGTTGAAAGCTCCCACTTCATTCTGTCACTTAGGCCTTTCCAGGGCCATTTTCTCACTAGTGATTTATATCATCTTACAACACCACTCAGCTATGACTGTGGTATCAAAATACTCCGTGTGAAGACAGCTTTATAGTATCACTGTAAATCACAAGTGAAGAATTAGCCATTTTTATGCCTTCTGTTTCCATTACCTATTCAGCAGTGTTTATAATGCTGCAGAAAAACTCTTGTTCAAAGCACTAATGACATTCCTAGAGATAATTTTTTGGGAACAATCTGGCAAAGATCACATTGGCAAATATAAATACGTAGAAAGACAACAAGATGCCAGTTTTAGTGAAATGCATGAGGAAAGATCAGGGATGGAATAAAATGGAACTGAGGGCACTTCACACACAGTCTTTGTACCATTTCTGAATTCTTTCCAGAATTAAATATCCTACACCACTGTCTTCATCTGCCAGCTGAGCCTGTTAATTTCTAGCTCAGCTGCAATGTAAAATACTAATATGTTTCCAGTGATGAAGCACTGAAGGGTTTGTGAGTGATACGTTTCCAGTCTGTTGGCAGAAATTCTTGTCTTATCCCAGCTCCAGGCTTCAGCTGGCATAGCATCAATGGCATTTAGAGTGGGGCCAAGGGTCAGAATGATGCAAGTAGCATCACACTGCAACCCTACTCCTTTTGCACATCATTGAAATGTCGCATGCATGCCTCTAAGTGGTGGAGCCTACAAAACAACATTGCTTTTGTCAATTTGACAAAAGGGGCTCGATCCTGCAGATATCACTAGCACTCAATGGGCCCTTAAATAGCAGTGACTTAAGAGCTTTACAGGCATATCTTCACAGCAATTGCTTCTATATTTTTGGTGCCTATGACTGAACAAATCACATCACTCTGATTCCAGCTTACAGTAAATCGTTTCAATTCTCGGATGAAATCGACAAAAATGtatctgttttcttcttctcttccctaaGCAATGGGCTGCAAAGCATCCCTGCTgctgcttgggtttttttttttttccagcaacagCTTGTGGATCTGTCTATTTGGAGGGGGAAATTGGGCTGCTAACATCCAATTTTCTTTCCCTGCTGTGTAAGATGGGAGGGAATTTCTATTGTTCCTCTCCCTCTTGCAATTTTCAGTGGTTTGTTCATGGTTCTCATCAGCATTTCTGACTGCTTAATGCACACCTGGCTGATCCATATGTGGGCATCCTGCTGTATTAGTCTAGCACCTAATGAGCTAAGAATAGCAGGCACACTGGTTTGGCACCATTTTGTCTCCTCTGCAATTAGTTGGCTGGGGGAAGCATTGTCTGGTCCTCAGTATTTCAAGGTTGACTATGGTGAGAAACTTTGCAGATCAATCTCAAACTGTTTCAGTAAATTTGGGCAGAAGGATGAAAGTGCTCATGTGGAAGTGCTACACTGATTATATATTTGGCCACAGTACACATTTGCACAAAAAAACTATAATTTTGAATGTATAGCAAGGTATCCTAAATTATTCCCTGCAGACAGTGATACAAAATATCTGTATCTTGGGGAAACAATTGCTGTGACTGAAGCCACACACCTGCAGTCCAATgatgttccttccttctttcagctTTTCAGGCAGGAATTTCCGCTGTTGTTTTTCAGCATATTTCACTCCCATATTCACCTTGTTGCCTTTTGTCTTGGCCTGTGGTGTGACAAGAATCAGAAATCCTATCAGATGTTTCCCTTCAGTATTTTGCCCAGAATGAGGCAGGTCCTGATTTGCATTTGACTTGAGAGTAACAGGaagtcccccccccacccccacccccacccccagccttaaACCTCCTGGCTTACTGCACTCCAAATTGGATCAAAAACCCTGGGGCTCAGCACTTAACTCTGCAAATTATTTCCTTGAGGCATTTCCATGATGTCCAATCTGAAATCTCAGCACCTTCATTCTAAGTATGTAAGATCAGGCTGAGCTTACAAAGGAAAAAGATTCTATACTTGTTCTTAGTACTTCTATAGTTCAGGGCTTACTGCTGGCATGTAAAATTCTGGGAAGGATTCTTGGTAGAAATTAGCTGTACATACTGAAATGAGGCTTCTCCTGCCCATCAGTATAATTCCTCTGGAGAAAGAGATATAGACCAACAAGGAATATCAAGGGCACTATGCCAGGCATGTTCTTCTAGCAATGAAGAGTTAGCTATGAGACTCTCATTTTAAACATAATCTTAGGCCACCCTGTCCTCTTGGCCTCCCCCCACATTTGCAATATGGTGATCATGTTATCCAATATTAGATTATTGGGATAATATCTATGAAACACTTTCACACTATCATACAGGTTTCATTGAGGAAAAAATGGGTAAAATCTGCTTACCATGCTAGCCAAAGCAATCAAGGTTGACTGGACCTGGGTGTGGTTTGTATTTTCAAAGAGATCATTAGCTTCAAAAATGTCATGGGGTTTCACCCCATATCTTGTGATAGCCTTAATAAAGTTGCCAATGTTTTCCAGCTGCAAAACAGTAGAGTCAACTAATCATTTACTGAGCCTTTTTCAGGCAATGGTTTCCTTTACAATGGTTCTCCTAACAAGTGGATGATGGCATTTAAAGGTCTATGGCAGTCTTCCCCAATATGGTATCCTCCAGCATGTAACTGTAATTCCAGCATGTCTGGAGAGCATCAAGGTGGGGAAGACTGGTTTAGTACTACCTCAAAGTTCATTTTTAGCTCAAGGGGAGAAAAAATTATAGCCATCCACAGAATCAAATCTGAACAAGACATGAAACAGTCTATTGGATTAGGTACAATGGCAAACATAAAGACTACATAGCTCTTCTAGTAATGAATGGACTGATGAGCCAGAAGTGTTTCCTCCTCTTTTTAGAGTCAGCAAAGATGTGGCAGCTAGTAAAAAGATGGGAAGGTAGAAAGATGAATGTTATTGTTGAGCCCTGTTTGGTATTTACCCTGTGCCTCTAAATATCTACTATCAAAACAGCCACACCAACTTCCACTTGCACACCAACATGTATAGCAGAACTCTGGAGGTAAAAGCTACTTTTGAGAGGGAGCAGTTGGATCTAAGAAGCAGAGAAGGGAGTTCAGGTCGTTCCTCATCGACTAGTCTTCATACTCCCAAATGCATCCTTCCCTATCAGCCAGTCTTCCTCCCAGAGTGTTTGGTTGCACATTTTTGCTCACAAGCTTtgaaatagaatatagaatatggCTACTTATTTCTGTCCAATGCATTTGTATTTGTTGATAGCTCACTTCTTCTTTaaccttttttattttagttgAGATATTTCTTTCATTACATTACCAATCCATTACTATTTGTAGCAAACAGCTACGTAGCAAAGAGAAGAGCTCAGTTACTTCCGGCTGTCACAATGCTAACCTCTTTCATGAACCTTAGTAAAAGTTTCTTAATAATACAAAGGTAACACTGGTGTGGACATTCAGGCAGGCTTCAAGGAAGAAGAATTTAACATCTATAGATGGTGTAGAAGACTTGTCATGTAGAATCTGGCTTACTGTTTTTGCCCTACTTACAAAAGcagaattttgaaattttgaaagacTAACACGAATTAGTGAACAGAGAAGAGAGAATGGTACCTGATGCCAGTTCTGGGTAGATTCATTCACTTTTCTCACAGATCCAGGTTGGAGTTGGTTGATAAGTCTGAAAGAGAGGGGAAGAGGGGAATTTTATCCCAAGGTGTATGGGGTACAGTACTTTATTTCTGCATGTAGACTTCCTTTTGCATATTTACTTTGATGCAAGAATACCATGTAATTCAGAAGTGGCAATATGCATGCTTTTTCCTACTGAAAGGTTATCTCTGTCCAAACAAAAATACTTATCCGTGCTTGTCCATGGAATGTAGTCAAGTAAGAACTGGTTAGTTAGAAGAAAATTGTACTATTTTTCCATCTTCAAAAAAGACCCAGTGCAGCCCAGTAATCTCAGTTTTAAAACCCCAG
This window contains:
- the CNN1 gene encoding calponin-1, producing the protein MSATHFNRGPAYGMSAEVKNKLAQKYDPQREHELRQWIEEVTGKRIGANFMESLKDGVILCELINQLQPGSVRKVNESTQNWHQLENIGNFIKAITRYGVKPHDIFEANDLFENTNHTQVQSTLIALASMAKTKGNKVNMGVKYAEKQQRKFLPEKLKEGRNIIGLQMGTNKFASQQGMTAYGTRRHLYDPKLGTDQPLDQATISLQMGTNKGASQAGMTAPGTKRQIFEPTLGMEHCDTQNISLQMGSNKGASQQGMTVYGLPRQVYDSKYCLTPTYPIIGDEEDQYNHSHHNFYNSE